The genomic window TGATGGTGACGAGGTACGGCAGCATCAGCATGAACTCGCTCGGGATCGGGGTGCCGAGCACCGTGAGCAGGTTCTGCAGGTTGGTGGCGAAGCCGAACAGCAGCGCCGCGAGGGTCGCACGGATCGGGTCCCACCGTCCGAAGATGACGGCGGCGAGGGCGATGAAGCCGAGGCCCGCGGTCATCTCCTTGGTGAACTGCCCGACCGAGACGAGCGTGAAGTACGCGCCGCCGATGCCGGCGATCGCTCCCGCGAGCGAGACGTTCCAGAACCGGCTGGTGTTGACCTTGATGCCGACGGTGTCGGCGGCCTGCGGATGCTCGCCGACGGCCCGCAGACGCAGACCCCAGCGGGTGCGGTAGAGGCCCCAGGCCACGATGCCGACCGTGAAGTACATGAGGTACACGATGAAGGTCTGGTTGAACAGCACCGGTCCGAGGATCGGGATGTCGCCGAGCACCGGGATCTCCCAGCGCGTGAAGCGCACCGGGCGGTTGAGCGTGGTCTCGTTCGGCACGAGGAGCGCGCCGTAGAGGAATCCCGTGAGGCCCGTGACGAGCACGTTGAGCACGACACCGACGATCACCTGGTCGACCAGGTACTTGATCGAGAACGCCGCGAGCACGAAGGCGACGAGCACCCCGCCGATCATCGCGCCGATGAGCCCGACGAACGGGTTGCCCGTGATGCTCGCGAGCAGCGCCGCGCTGAATGCGCCGAGGAGGAACTGGCCCTCGATCGCGACGTTCACGACGCCGACCCGCTCGCCGATGACGCCGCCCAGGGCGCCGAAGATCAGCGGGATCGCGAGTGACAGCGAGCCGAACAGCAGGCCGGTGACCGGGACGAGACCGCCGGCGGCCGCCCACGTGAGGAACGCGAAGATCGCGAGCACGCCGTAGACGATCGGCAGCCACACCCCCGTGCGGCGATAGGACCAGGCATCCCACACCGCCCACAGCGTGAGGAGGAACAGCACGATGAGCACGCCCCAGCTGGTCGCCGCCGTCGGCACGCTGACATTGGGCAGCTCGATCGAGGACGACGGGTCGCCGAGGCGGAACGTGCTCACGCCGTCGCGCGGCACCAGCAGGAAGAGCAGGAAGAGCAGGAGGGTGGCGATGCCGAGGCTGATCGCCATCTTCCACTGGCGCACCTTGACGGTCGCGAGCTGGATCGTTCCGTCGGCGGCGACGGCGGGGGCGAGCGAGCTCATGCGGCCACCGCCTTCTTCGCGGCCTTGGCTCGCGCCTTGGCGGCCTTCTCGGCGTCGGTCTTGGGAAGGAAGAAGATCGTGCGCACCAGCGGGGGCGCCGCGATGAACAGGACGATCAGCGACTGGACGACCAGCACGATGTCGACCGGGATGCCCTGCGACGCCTGCATCGTGAACGACCCTGCCTTGAGCGCGCCGAACAGGATGCCCGCCGCGAACACTCCCCATGCCCGGCTGCGGCCGAGAAGGGCCACGGTGATCGCGTCGAAGCCGATGCCGGCGTCGATGTAGCCGTCGAAGCCGCTCGTGACCGATCCCTGGATCTGGTTCATGGCCGCGAGGCCTGCGAGACCACCGGCGAAGAGCATCGCGTAGATGTACATGCGCTGCACCGAGATGCCCGCCGCACGCGCGGCGTGCGGATTCTCGCCGACGGCGCGGAGGCGGAAGCCGAGGCTGGACCGCTCGACCAGCCACCACACGAACACGGTGGCGCCGATCACGATGATGAAGCCCCAGTCGAGCAGCGGGAACCGCGGCCCGAACAGTTCGGGGAACTGCGCGCTGGCCGGAGTCGGGGCCGAGATCGGCTGGTCTCCGGCCGGGCGCTGCAGCAGGCCCGGCGTGCGCACCATCCACGCCACGAGGTAGAACGCGACGTAGTTGAGCATGATCGTGAGGATGACCTCGTGCGCGCCGGTGCGCGCCTTGAGGAGCCCGACGATGCCGCCCCAGATCGCACCGCCGGCGATTCCGGCCGCCAGCGTGAGCGGCAGGTGGATGAACATCGGCAGGTCGAGGTTGAAGGTGAACAGGGCCGCCACCGCGCACGCGATGAGCATCTGGCCGCGTCCGCCGATGTTGAACAGGCCGACGCGGAAAGCGAGCGCGACACCGAGACCGGCGGCGATCAGCGGTGCGGCGAAGCCGAGCGTGTTCGTCAGCGGGCGGATCTGCGTCAGGAAGTCGGCCGCGCGCGGGTTGTAGACCGCCCCGCGGAAGAGAGCCTCGTAGCCGCCGTAGACCGAGTTCCAGATCGCGACGAACGTGTCGCCCGGGCGGGCGAAGAAGTAGGCGGATGCCGCACGCACGTCCTCGTCGGTCAGCGCCATGAGGATGCCGCCGACGATCATGGCGGCGACGATGGCGAGCACCGTGGTGACCCAGTTGCTGCGCAGCAGATCCTTGACGAACACGTTCTGCCGCGGCGGCGGTGCGACCTCGCCTTCGGGGGCGGGGGCGGGAGCGGGGGCGGGCGAGGCATCCGGAGTTCCCGTCAGGGGTCCGGAGACCGTGGGGAGCTGCTCGGGCGGGAGGCCCTTGCTCGAATCAGGCGCGCCCGGCGTCAGTCCCTTGGCGTCGTCGTTCACGCGGCCACCCCGTCTCCCGGCGTCTCGCCGGCCATCATCAGACCCAGTACGTCGCGCGGCGTGTCTCCCGGCACGATGCCCACGATCGCGCCGCGATACATCACGGCGATGCGATCGGCGAGCGCCGCCACCTCGTCGAGCTCGGTCGAGACCACGAGCACCGGCACTCCGGCATCCCGCGTCTCGACGATCCTCGTGTGGATGAACTCGATCGACCCGACGTCGACGCCGCGCGTGGGCTGGGCGGCGACGAGGAGCTTCAGCTCGCGGCTCATCTCGCGCGCGATCACGACCTTCTGCTGGTTGCCGCCCGACAGCGTCCCCGCGGGGACGTCCGGGCCCTGCGTGCGGATGTCGTACTCCGCGATGCGGGCCTTGGCGAAGTCCTCGAGCACGCTGCGCCGGACGGTGCCGCCGCGCACGAAGGCGGGGTCGCCCGACCGGTCGAGGATGAGGTTCTCGGCGACCGAGAATGCCCCGACGAGCCCGTCCTCGGTGCGGTCCTCGGGCACGAAGCCGACGCCGGCGTCGAGGATGCTGCGGACGCTCCTGCCGACGAGCTCCTCGCCGTCGAGCGAGATGGATCCGGTCGCCCGGTCGGCGAGGCCGACGATGGCCTCGACGAGCTCGGTCTGGCCGTTCCCCTGCACACCGGCCAGGGCGACGACCTCGCCGGGACGCACGTCGAAGCTGACGCTGTCGACCACGACCGCGCCGGCGGGCGTGAGCACGCGGAGGTCCTTGACGGACAGCCCTGCGCCCGCGCCGATCTTCGGCGCGTCCTTGTGGACGGTCAGCTCGACCGCGCGGCCGACCATGAGCGAGGCGAGCTCGGCGTTGGTGGCGGTGGGGGATGCTTCGCCCACGACCTTCCCGAGCCGGATCACGGTGATGCGGTCGGCGACGGCGCGCACCTCGCGGAGCTTGTGGGTGATGAACACGATGGAGGTGCCCTCGTCGCGGAGCTGGCGCATGATCGCCATGAGCTCGTCGGTCTCCTGGGGCGTGAGCACCGCGGTCGGCTCGTCGAACACGAGCACTTTCGCGTCTCGCGACAGAGCCTTGATGATCTCGACACGCTGCTGCACGCCGACGGGCAGATCACCGACGATCGCGTCGGGATCGACCTGGAACCCGAAGCGCTGCGCCACGTCGCGCACATGCTGCCGGGCCTTGGCCAGATCGAGGGCGCCGAGCGCCTTGGTGTCTTCGTGGCCGAGCATGACGTTCTCGGCGACGGTGAAGACCGGGATGAGCATGAAGTGCTGATGGACCATGCCGATCCCCGCGGCCATGGCATCGCCGGGACCGCGGAAATGCTGGACCGCGTCGTCGAGGAGGATCTCGCCCTCGTCGGCCTGATAGAGGCCGTACAGGACGTTCATCAGCGTCGACTTGCCTGCGCCGTTCTCGCCCAGGAGGGCATGGATCTCACCGGGCTGGACCACGAGATCGATGTGGTCGTTCGCGACGAGGGACCCGAACCGCTTCGTGATCCCACGGAGCTCGAGCTTCATATGTGCACCTTATCCACTGTCTCCATCGGGCTGGAAGAACCGCGGCCGGGTGGAGGCATCCACCCGGCCGCGGTCACAGTCTGCTCGACTACGGCGAGCTGGGCGAGGTCACCTCGAGCTCGCCCGAGATGATCTGCTCCTGCAGCGCTGCGAGCTCGTCCTCCAGGCCCTCCGGCAGCTCCGACTCGAAGACGCCGAAGCCGGACAGGCCGACGCCCTCGTTCTCGAGCGTGCCGACGTACGGCGTGGTGTCGAACTCACCGGTGGCGGCCTGCATCGTGGCCTCGTAGACCGCCATGTCGATGCGCTTCATGATCGAGAAGAGCACGATGTCGGCGACCGACGGGTCGGTGACGGCCAGGTCGGAGTCGACGCCGATCATGACGGTGTCGGAGCCGGCGTCGGCGATGGCCTCGCCCGCGCTCTGGTAGATCGGTCCGCCGACGGGCAGGATCACGTCGACACCCTGGTCGAGGATGCTCTGCGCGGTCTGCTTGGCCGTGTCGTTGGCGGCGAAGCCACCGGTGAACGAGCCGTCCTGGGCCTCGACGTCCCACCCGAAGGTCTCGACGCTGCCGCCCTTGTCCTCGTTGTACTTCGCGACGCCGTCGATGAAGCCGTCCATGAAGATCGTGACCGGCGGGATCGGGATGCCGCCGAAGGTGCCGACCTTGTTGACGCCCTGCTCGGCCGACCATGCCGCCGCGGCGTAGCCGCCGAGGTACGCGGCCTGGACCGTGTCGAACATGAGGGGCTTGATGTTGTCGGCGTCGGTGGTGCCGTCCGCGTCCGCGTCGGCCCAATCGTCGATGATCGCGTAGCTCACGTCGGGGTTGGCCGTCGCCGAGGCGATGGTGTCGGCCGAGAGCTTGAAGCCGACGGACACGATGAACGTGCAGCCTTCGGCGATCAGGTTCTCGAGGTTCGGCGCGTAGTCGTTCGCCGAGGCGGACTCGACTTCGATGGGCTCGACGCCGAGTTCTTCGGCGGCGCGCTCCATGCCCTCGAGGGCCGACTGGTTGAACGACTTGTCGTTGAAGCCGCCGTCATCGGAGACGAGGCAGGGCGTGAAGCCCTCGACGGCGACAGGGCCCTCCGACTCGGAAGCGCTCGGGGACGCCTCCGGGGCGGTTCCACAGCCCGCCAGGGCGATGAGAAGGCCCGCTGCGGCAGTGACACCGACGAGCTTCTTGGTGCGTGAGATGGTCAACTCAGCCTCCACTAGTACCGCCCCGCGTCCTTCACGGGGACTGCACAAAGTTACCCACTGTGACGCCGTGCTTGCAGTCATGGCAGGGTCCCGGGGCCGAATGGTTACAAAGACGCAATGTGTCGATACACCGGCGTCACGGCCGCGGAATCAGAGGACGTCGCCGCGCCCGTTGAGCTTGAGGGCGTCGACGACCCCCTTGACCCGCTGCGCGTGCTCGCTCGTGGTCACGAGGAGGGCGTCCTCGGTATCGACCACGATGATGTCGCGCACGCCGATCAGACTGATCACGCGCGAGGTCTGGCTGACCACGATCCCGCTTGCCGCGTCGGACAGGATGCGCGCGTTCTCGCCGAGGATCGCGAGGTCGTTCTTGCGGCCGTGCGAGTTGAGCTTGGCGAGGCTGGCGAAGTCGCCCACGTCGTCCCAGTCGAAGTGGCCGGGGATGACCGCGAGGCGGCCGCGGGCGGCCGCGGGCTCGGCGACGGCGTAGTCGATGGCGATCTTCTTCAGCGTGGGCCACACCCGGTCGACGACCGGGCCACGGAGCTCACGGTCGTCCCATGCCTCGGCGAGGTCCATCAGTCCCGCGTAGAGGTGCGGCTCGTTCTCGGCGATCTCACCGAGCAGGACGTCGGCGCGGCTGATGAACATGCCCGCGTTCCAGAGGTACGACCGGTCGGCGAAGTACTCCTTCGCCGTCTCGAGGTCGGGCTTCTCGACGAAGCTGTCCACGAGCGCCGCCTCCGGGGCCCCGTCGATCACGAGCCCGGAGCCGGTGCGGATGTAGCCGAAGCCGACCGCCGCCTCGGACGGCTGGATCCCGATGGTGCAGATGTAGCCCTCGCGCGCCGTCGCGACCGCCTGCCTCACGGCCCAGTCGAACAGGTGCGGCACGCGGATGACGTGGTCGGCGGCGAACGACCCGATGATGACGTTCGGCTCGCGCTTGACGAGGATGGCCGCGGCGAGACCGATCGCGGCGGCCGAGTCGCGGGGCTCGGATTCGAGGAACACGTTCTTGTCGGGGATGCCCGGCAGCTCCTTCTCGACGGCGGCGCGGTGCGCGCGCCCCGTGACCACCGAGATGCGGTCGTGGCCGGCGAGCGGCTCCAGTCGGTCCCACGTGTCGCGCAGGAGAGTCTGGCCCGAGCCGGTGAGGTCGTGGAGGAACTTGGGAGCGTCCGCCCTCGACAGCGGCCACAGCCGGCTGCCGACGCCGCCGGCGGGGATCACGGCGTAGAAGTCATCGATCGGTTCAGGCATGTGCCCAGGGTATCCGCGTCCCCCGTCGCCGCCCGGATGAGATCCGAAAGAACCCTCGTT from Microbacterium sulfonylureivorans includes these protein-coding regions:
- a CDS encoding ABC transporter permease, encoding MSSLAPAVAADGTIQLATVKVRQWKMAISLGIATLLLFLLFLLVPRDGVSTFRLGDPSSSIELPNVSVPTAATSWGVLIVLFLLTLWAVWDAWSYRRTGVWLPIVYGVLAIFAFLTWAAAGGLVPVTGLLFGSLSLAIPLIFGALGGVIGERVGVVNVAIEGQFLLGAFSAALLASITGNPFVGLIGAMIGGVLVAFVLAAFSIKYLVDQVIVGVVLNVLVTGLTGFLYGALLVPNETTLNRPVRFTRWEIPVLGDIPILGPVLFNQTFIVYLMYFTVGIVAWGLYRTRWGLRLRAVGEHPQAADTVGIKVNTSRFWNVSLAGAIAGIGGAYFTLVSVGQFTKEMTAGLGFIALAAVIFGRWDPIRATLAALLFGFATNLQNLLTVLGTPIPSEFMLMLPYLVTIIAVAGFAGQIRGPAAAGKPYIKG
- a CDS encoding ABC transporter permease, encoding MNDDAKGLTPGAPDSSKGLPPEQLPTVSGPLTGTPDASPAPAPAPAPEGEVAPPPRQNVFVKDLLRSNWVTTVLAIVAAMIVGGILMALTDEDVRAASAYFFARPGDTFVAIWNSVYGGYEALFRGAVYNPRAADFLTQIRPLTNTLGFAAPLIAAGLGVALAFRVGLFNIGGRGQMLIACAVAALFTFNLDLPMFIHLPLTLAAGIAGGAIWGGIVGLLKARTGAHEVILTIMLNYVAFYLVAWMVRTPGLLQRPAGDQPISAPTPASAQFPELFGPRFPLLDWGFIIVIGATVFVWWLVERSSLGFRLRAVGENPHAARAAGISVQRMYIYAMLFAGGLAGLAAMNQIQGSVTSGFDGYIDAGIGFDAITVALLGRSRAWGVFAAGILFGALKAGSFTMQASQGIPVDIVLVVQSLIVLFIAAPPLVRTIFFLPKTDAEKAAKARAKAAKKAVAA
- a CDS encoding ABC transporter ATP-binding protein — translated: MKLELRGITKRFGSLVANDHIDLVVQPGEIHALLGENGAGKSTLMNVLYGLYQADEGEILLDDAVQHFRGPGDAMAAGIGMVHQHFMLIPVFTVAENVMLGHEDTKALGALDLAKARQHVRDVAQRFGFQVDPDAIVGDLPVGVQQRVEIIKALSRDAKVLVFDEPTAVLTPQETDELMAIMRQLRDEGTSIVFITHKLREVRAVADRITVIRLGKVVGEASPTATNAELASLMVGRAVELTVHKDAPKIGAGAGLSVKDLRVLTPAGAVVVDSVSFDVRPGEVVALAGVQGNGQTELVEAIVGLADRATGSISLDGEELVGRSVRSILDAGVGFVPEDRTEDGLVGAFSVAENLILDRSGDPAFVRGGTVRRSVLEDFAKARIAEYDIRTQGPDVPAGTLSGGNQQKVVIAREMSRELKLLVAAQPTRGVDVGSIEFIHTRIVETRDAGVPVLVVSTELDEVAALADRIAVMYRGAIVGIVPGDTPRDVLGLMMAGETPGDGVAA
- a CDS encoding BMP family lipoprotein; the encoded protein is MTISRTKKLVGVTAAAGLLIALAGCGTAPEASPSASESEGPVAVEGFTPCLVSDDGGFNDKSFNQSALEGMERAAEELGVEPIEVESASANDYAPNLENLIAEGCTFIVSVGFKLSADTIASATANPDVSYAIIDDWADADADGTTDADNIKPLMFDTVQAAYLGGYAAAAWSAEQGVNKVGTFGGIPIPPVTIFMDGFIDGVAKYNEDKGGSVETFGWDVEAQDGSFTGGFAANDTAKQTAQSILDQGVDVILPVGGPIYQSAGEAIADAGSDTVMIGVDSDLAVTDPSVADIVLFSIMKRIDMAVYEATMQAATGEFDTTPYVGTLENEGVGLSGFGVFESELPEGLEDELAALQEQIISGELEVTSPSSP
- a CDS encoding mannose-1-phosphate guanylyltransferase, encoding MPEPIDDFYAVIPAGGVGSRLWPLSRADAPKFLHDLTGSGQTLLRDTWDRLEPLAGHDRISVVTGRAHRAAVEKELPGIPDKNVFLESEPRDSAAAIGLAAAILVKREPNVIIGSFAADHVIRVPHLFDWAVRQAVATAREGYICTIGIQPSEAAVGFGYIRTGSGLVIDGAPEAALVDSFVEKPDLETAKEYFADRSYLWNAGMFISRADVLLGEIAENEPHLYAGLMDLAEAWDDRELRGPVVDRVWPTLKKIAIDYAVAEPAAARGRLAVIPGHFDWDDVGDFASLAKLNSHGRKNDLAILGENARILSDAASGIVVSQTSRVISLIGVRDIIVVDTEDALLVTTSEHAQRVKGVVDALKLNGRGDVL